Within the Arachis duranensis cultivar V14167 chromosome 10, aradu.V14167.gnm2.J7QH, whole genome shotgun sequence genome, the region agtttaaataatatattaaaatgatatattaaataatagtgAATAATAgtatttaaagttttaaagtGAATaatatctataacaatatataatgacAATACATAGGTTtaatgtttaaaattattttctaattttgccctttttaataatttattccaCTATATGTCAGTTATTCCACGTTAAAAAACTTCCACTATCTCATCTTCTCTCTTATAGTCTTATCACATATATTTACGCTTTCTCTTATCTTATTAATTCACATCTACAGAAGTTCTATAATTATATCTTTCCTTTCTTACTATTTATCATTtcagattattattattgcataatagatttttttttcttttttattcatctTCTCTTGCATCCTTTTCACTTCACTTAAATATAACGTAAAACATaatataatttactttttatcgttaaaaaagtataaaactaTGCTTATATagttattttgattaattacaGTGACAAccatatcaataaaaaatttatgtaaaaGTCATTGACCGCAACACTATGTGAGGTGACGAAAACAAAACATGAGATAAGAACAGAGTTAGCAACACTTAGCCAGGAGGTGTGTCCGTTACAGATACAGAGTATTAGATGAAAAAAACAAATTGATACATCTAAATGTTCCAACTAATATGACAACCTAATTAACAGATATCACAAATATATCCATAAAGAACAAAAGTAAAATAGTttaaataggatattttttttaaataaatgcacaaagaataatttttttctttaaattattattattattattattattattatcgtaaataaaaaaaatttacccaTTTTTTGATAGTAATCtcattaagatttttttatttaatataaattattgttgcagatttttttatttggatatatttttaaagaataaaaataaaatagttcaatagagataatttttcaaaaaataaatttacacagaataatttttttttatcatactcTTCTAATATACCTTAGGTAcccatataatatataatgtcaatTGGTGTctaaatttaagttttaatatTACCCTTGATGAGAGaagtttattattaaaaaaatttctcccATGCATTTGTTAGTTACgttgaataaaaaaaacttttacatATTTTCAAAGCAACTTTATCAAGAGTTTTCTATTGAATGTAAATTATTCATgcggatttttttattatgaatatacttttaaaagaataaaagtaaaatagtttaataggacaatattttttaaaaaaatttatcaattatatcaatatatcagaatttattttatatataatattcattcATCTGAAATCATTCACGGAGtaccttataaaaattatatttaagtaacttctttttatattataatcatttaatattttggaattcaaaattttgtatttttatttttattcaaggtttatttttatgttttattttagttatgttaataaaaaagtattaacattagttttaatatttaacttttaagataaataaaaagatagNNNNNNNNNNNNNNNNNNNNNNNNNNNNNNNNNNNNNNNNNNNNNNNNNNNNNNNNNNNNNNNNNNNNNNNNNNNNNNNNNNNNNNNNNNNNNNNNNNNNNNNNNNNNNNNNNNNNNNNNNNNNNNNNNNNNNNNNNNNNNNNNNNNNNNNNNNNNNNNNNNNNNNNNNNNNNNNNNNNNNNNNNNNNNNNNNNNNNNNNNNNNNNNNNNNNNNNNNNNNNNNNNNNNNNNNNNNNNNNNNNNNNNNNNNNNNNNNNNNNNNNNNNNNNNNNNNNNNNNNNNNNNNNNNNNNNNNNNNNNNNNNNNNNNNNNNNNNNNNNNNNNNNtaaaaaataaatatatatttatttaattttttaaattttatattaattattaaaatcatgaTATAATGGAtgtatttctaaaaaaattcaatgaCTTCATAACTTTTTTTGTTGGAAAGAAATATGATTCAATAATTATAGAGTCTAATTTAAACAACTATAGATAAGTAacataagtaataaaaaatagaaataaaatttaacttttttgttaattggtacaaaaataaatataataaaataaatcactgTTATCATACATAATGACATAAAATTTAACATTATCCTTTTAtagagttatttatttttttaatttttatccttatttttgtactttattttaattttattaaaccaAAAAATACTAATGtcatttaactttaattttcaacttttatcataaataaaaatatatgattttgtatgcattagataataaaaaaattcaaaataaaagaaaagttaaatttacttatttgttatatttattggagcgtagatttttttttaacttttatttttagagtAGTATTTCCTTCTGAatgtaataattataaattaatatatattggtAACTAACTGTGATGGAAGAAAagttagaaatagaataaaaaacagagaaagaaagagagaacaaGCTAATATAAGAGTGGTGATGAGGCATTTGTAgatagataataataaaaaaaataaaaataaaaatttctaaaagaataataaaactaaagataatttaaaatgttgaatataaaattatttgtttcaaattaaatataattgagaaataaataaatttacaaatatttataaatttttatcttcattgtCACACATAGTAACAACAtaatgattttaatattatactaattaatttaaattcaattttctatatattaaaaaattaaataactaataaatttgtttattttttatttaattattctatacaaaatttTTGAATGCTTGTTatcttaaatttcttttttaaaatgataaaatatgacTTAACAAGTAAGTATGAAAAATAAGTATCTATATAATAGTTATACATCTAAATATctaaatcaaacaagaaaataattcttttaacaAATCTTTAACAACTCAAAAGTTAACAAAATGAATATGTATAGAGCAAAGTGATAAACAAAAATGAGAGCTGCGATAATGGTAATATGGTATGGTGGTAACTCACTGTTATTGGGattaatagaagaaaaaaataaaaaagaagaataaaacaagGCAACATAATAGTGACGATGAGACAATAATAGTTAtacatgtaaaaaaataataagaaaaaataataatatataatatgatgagataatataatcaaaataaaaattaataattttaaaataataataaaattaaagataattaaagatgTTCAATATaagattaaataaatatttttttatttattagaattatgtataaagaaaagagtgttttgaatatgaatataaatttttaaatttatttcaaattaaataagattaaaaaaataaatttaatatataaataactaatttgtaaataatattagtaaatttttatcttgattttgttacatataataataatataatttttttaaatttatttattttatactttaaacatatattaaataacttaaaatattttatcttttcataatttattttttaataattgatattaaatttataattttaaaaataaaaatataaaaaaaaaatttaattcaataaaaaagtGGCTCAACAAATACCTATTGAACTGCTAATAAATAGAAATTTGGTATCCAATATCCAATATATGATGAGAATAGAAAAGTTTAGTattcaaattcttttttctattaaaaaacttaaaaattgatttcaattaaaaaaCTGTTTACTATGTACTGAATAATAAAATTGGGAGATATCAATAGTATTGAATTGAAATTGGAGAGTACCAACAGAATTGTCATCATTAAACTAAAACTGAAGAATACCaacacaattaaaataaaactaaaaaatatcaataggATTGAACTGAGATTGGAAGATACTGCTGTCATTGATAGAGTGGAGAGGAGAGTTATGATATTGGAAGTGTAATTGATGTCGAATACAGCATCAACCCACAGCTCATGATCATCGTTTGGCATGATGAGAACGTTCCCCACCACATCCTGCACTAGGCCATCGGTTGCGGAAGGCCGCGTAATTCTGATATGATGAATCTTACATGCGACGGAACGATATTGGGAGATATCACATAGAAAGCTTCATTCAGGTCATAGTTTGGTCCGTATATTTCTTACCGGTCAGCCATTCGTAGTTCTTGAAGAGaatctcatgtttgatgatttgatgaatcagaatatttgttgagttattacactttatatattatgtattctttatgtactctcattaaaaaatataacaaataagTTTACATTTAccattgttaaaaaaaaatctaggtAATACTTATGAACtcaataaaaaagatttaagaaGGTGAACAAAGTAAACTAAAaccataaaattaaaataaaaaatccaccAATTATACTAAAGAATACAGTGAAAAAAACCTGACTGTCACTAATTTTCGGTGAGCGGAACGGCCACGACGAGTAGCGAGGGAAGCCGAGAAGGTGCTGACTGTCACTAACTTTCGGTGAGCGGAACGGCCATGACGAGCAGCGAGGGAAGCCGAGAAGGTGTCGCCGcgagctattcaaacttggcGAAGAGggaaattttaaaacaaatggCAAAACGCGaatgattttaaaacaaatgaaaaaaaatgatggtTCAAGGAAGAAGGACTTAATACCAATGTATTATATTGAATTCAgagtttaacaaaaaaatagagaaaaaataaaaagaagaaattgaattttttattctcattaTACATTGGTATAATTCATTATATATTGGTATAGATTTGACTAAGGAGTACAtttttatatgtaatttttttaaagataaacaaTATACATcaaaatatgtaaaatatgtgttgtaaatttaattattccaATGACTTTAGTTAATactgatttatttttcttaataatttaaatactattgtattttcagtccattaaaataactataaataaaataattatattatacacTATTAGTTattgtattataattatatagtGATCATGTACTATTGTATTACGGGTTATTATagattaaaaatactaataaaaaataataaataattaatattttgttgacgtgatattatttatatcatagtactttttaaaagatattataaaaaattaaaaataaaaatataattaataaatttaagcTTAAAATATCATGTATATTAAGTACGTAGTGTCagctttttttattaaaagcgAATCAGTTTTTAAACTTGCCCAgtaaatctattttttaaataaaaaaaaaataggaataaaagaaaaagaaagaattggatattaaatttttgtattccCATTATAGATTAGTATAGATTATAGATtggtataaatatatttaattacataatataTTGAGTGATTAACAAagttaatgaaataaaaatttcacaaaattatagtttttatataaatttgtggtatcttttaatataaaaaattaatatttttttacgtGAGAAAAACTAATATGTTGATAATATAAAAACGCAAACAAGTTTCATAAAATCAtcattatttcttttaaaagttTAGACGTTATAaggctaaatttttttatataaaaaaaatattagtattttttttttgttgaaaatagaattatttagtataattataagtAGGTGGATTTGTTAGGTGGAGATTGAACTCATAGGATGCATCCTCGTAACATGCAAGATGCTGTTGGACACTTGTCAATATCCTGGTAACATGCAGGTGCGTGTTGAACATCTTTTTTGTACATTTATAATACTGTAATacacattaaatattaatattcaaataaaataccATCTTTAtcttcatattaaaaataatttctgacattataaagttttttttattttttacggtATCGCCCAATTCAATAAATTAAGGACTACTTATCTCTATTTAAGAGTTGTGGTTGACTAATGAGTTGTTGCATGTATAAGGCGAGATACGAACCCTCGATACTTAGGTAAGCCGAATCGAGAATGAATCATCTCAATTGTTAAGAAAAATTGAGAGTGTAAAGtgtaattttaatcttttattgctctctctcttttatatttatttttaatctcacttataaaattaatgacaaaaaattatactttacttcttcaattgttaaaaaaaattgaaaagatctaTTTCCACTAGAAAACTAACTATTAAACCAACATTGACATTATAAAGTCTATGACTTGGgtgttttttttcgaaattagaTAATTGGGCTAATGTCGGGGTCTCATTCTAGGCCTGTTACGTTGGGGGATTCTAAATCGGGCTGATATATTAATAAGTCAAAGCCCAAACGGAGCAAAGTAATAACACGTGGCTGGCCCAAATAAATTATGAAGATTGTTCGATAACCCACCTTCCCCCTCTGTGattctctcctctttcctttcatCTATTCAATCCCTCTTCTTCTGATCCTTCATCTTCATCGCCACACACTCACTCATAAGTCATAACTGTTAATCCCTCCGTCACTTTCCGTCCAAAACCCCGCAACCATGGCTGCGGAGACTCTTCCGTACCAGAACGGCGAAGTTGTTTCTAACCGAGATCTGGCTGCCAACTCCACCACCACTTCCTCTGCCGCCGCCAAGAAGTCGCGTGAGAGCGAGCGCCGTCGCCGTCGCCGcaagcagaagaagaacaacaaggCATCTCAGGAACCTGACCATGAAGATAAAACCGCCGAAGAGAGCGACGGTGCTAAGGAGAACACTGATCCGAAGCAGGTTCATATCATTCTTCTAATAAAGTTTCTTTTAAATCGGTTTGTGGTTTATAATATTAGGTATGAAATTGGTGCTGGCTTCGTTAtcgaaaaggaaaaaaaattaggatagGAGCTAAGTGAATTGACTCTTAATGTTCCTGTGCTTTTTGTTCGAACAATATCGTAGTTAGGGTTTTCGAAGCTGAACAGAGCTTCTCGTTTTGCATTTTAGCGTTTTTGAGTTAGAGAGAAGCTCTCGAGCTTCGCTTGGTGAAAGAGGACTGGagggaaaagaaaggaaatgaaCTATGTAGTTGGACTACACCCTGGTCTATGATAATGaattctttccattctcttctCTCTATTGCACCGATTATTCTTccattgaaaaatataatctgcTGCAGTTGACGTAAATAAACTGAGCTAATGCTGTTTAGTGTTGCGGAAATATTTTAGGTGATTAGATTAGATAATTTCTCGTTTTAGattgttattttcttgcttAGAACACAGAAGGTTGAAAATAGCCGAGCTATAGATTTGAAATGATGCACAtagattgattttattatttctcttaAACTCTAGGTGGTTGAGCAAGTTGAAATTGAGTATGTGCCGGAGAAGGCAGAGCTAGATGAAGGCATGGATGAAGAATTTAGAAAGATCTTTGAGAAATTCAGTTTCAGTGACGTCACTGGTTCGGAGGTATGATATAGGTTACAGGTCTCAATTTATTCTTCTCTGGCATCTTTTTTACCTGATTTTGACAAAAGATTTACTATTATACCTCTAGGATACCGATAAGAAGGATGAGGCAGCAGAAAATGCTGCTGCAAATAAGAAGGCCGATTCTGATTCTGACGAGGAAGAAAACGATGATGATCAGAAAGAGAAAGGCGGTGTgtcaaacaagaagaaaaaggtcTAGCAATTCGtgatatgtttatttttattttttgttcatccAATTTTACTATTACCTTCCCGTGTGTGACTTCTCCGAAAATGTTGATTTTATGTTCAGCTTCAAAGGAGGATGAAAATTGCTGAACTGAAACAGATTTGCTCAAGGCCTGATGTTGTTGAGGTAGGAATATTTTGTCTATCATTATTagttttgacttttgagttGTTGGGCCTCCCCCCCTCTCAACTATAATTTAGTCTAATGGCCATTATATTTAgttgaacaatttttttattaaattttttaggtGTGGGATGCTACTGCAGCAGACCCAAAGTTGCTGGTGTTCCTGAAATCTTATAGGAATACTGTTCCTGTACCTAGGCATTGGTGTCAGAAGAGAAAATTCTTGCAGGTTAGTCAGCATAAATACTTAAAAGTTAAAGATGCAAGCATATATGATGGTTGGTGTATGCATGAGGGATGTTGGGATAGGGTGAGGAAGATAAAGTCGATAAGGTTTCtcttatatgtatgtatgtgatgCTTGCAGGGGAGCGGCTGTGGCAATCATGAATCCCGGACTTGTAGGTGTTTGGCAATGGGCATCCATGAgtcatttctcttttattatctGTTAGATATAAGGGAATATGGAACTCgtatcataatcataatcatcacCACTATCATTTATATATTGGGATCTATGATCATATGGCGTTTTTGCATAGTCCTATTGGGCATTTGTGATGACAAAGTTGCTAATAGTTCTGCTTTGAATTTTCAGATGCCCTTCCATTGTGCTTAGTTCCCGGGCTGAATTCCTCttatcttcaatttttatatCATTAATATTAGCAACATAACTATATAATCCATGACCATGTTAATTACTTATGTCTCATCACAGTTTGTGTGATTGTCTTCTTGTCAGGGGAAACGAGGTATTGAGAAACAACCCTTTCAGCTTCCTGACTTCATCGCTGCCACTGGAATTGAGAAAATCAGACAGGTAGTATGATCTTTTGTAAAATAATTCTTCTACCTGCATATGTTAATATGTTATGACTTCGTTCAAGTGAATTTCCTAGAGAAAAAATTCTGCTTTATTTGCAAATTGGCTTCTTGAAACTTAGCTTATTACTCTTTAAAGTTTTTGTGGCTACAGCAgaatattaatatttgtttCTCAGTATCTATTAATTGAGGGGAGGCGCTTCtgtttctatgattttcttagACTTTATATTTGATGGgttggtagtggtttgagtaaGATTCATGCAATTCACTTGAGTTTTGGTAGACTTTGGCTCATTTCAAGTATTGATTAGATAATATTGCGATGATGGAAGAGCCTTGCATCTTGCCTTTTCTCCTAAAActtatcttttgatttttttattcctttGAACTCAACATTCCGTAACATGGAATACTTTCTATATACCTAtgtcttttaattaatttctacATTTTGTAGTTGCTGTTTACATATCAAACTGTCTAATATTGTCCCACACAGGCTTATATCGAGAAAGAGGACAGCAAAAAGTTGAAACAAAAGCAAAGGGAGCGCATGCAACCAAAAATGGGGAAAATGGACATAGACTATCAGGTTCCATCTGATTTTGCGTTTTTCTTACCATTCTGCATTGCTTGAATACTGCTCTCAGTTTTCTAATTATTCTGATTTCACTATTTTTATCCTTTCTCATggatttgttttcttttgttgctAGGTTCTTCATGATGCGTTTTTTAAATACCAAACAAAGCCAAAGCTGACATCGCTTGGGGACCTATATCACGAAGGGAAAGAATTTGAGGTATAATCCATGTTGAGGTGTTGCCCGACGATAAATGCACAAACCGCTTTTTTGCTTGTATCTTTGGGAAATCCGTGTGCACAAATATCATGCAGGGGAATTTAAGTATTTTGTCATAGATGGTGAATCTATATGTGTGTCTGCATAGAAAGAACTGCATCTTACATAATGATGTTTGATATACAGGTAAAACTGAGGGAGATGAAACCTGGCATGTTATCACATGAATTGAAAGAAGCTCTTGGTATGCCTGAGGGAGCTCCTCCTCCCTGGCTGATAAATATGCAGGTAATATTACAGTCCACGGAATTGTTCTtgtatattttttcatggttgTTAGCCCTTTGATTACATTAATTTGGTTCTTTCAGCGATATGGTCCACCACCATCTTATCCTCATTTGAAGATACCTGGATTGAATGCTCCCATCCCTCCTGGTGCTAGCTTTGGTTATCATCCTGGCGGCTGGGGCAAACCTCCTGTTGATgaagtatttatattttttcccCCCTTCCTTTACTTCTCTCTCCAAATATTTCCAAAATGGGACTGCTCCCATCCCTTTTGTCTTGCTGACCAGTTTACCTGTCTTCTTATTAACAGTATGGACGTCCACTATATGGAGATGTATTCGGAgttcaacaacaagaacagcCTAACTATGAGGTTGGCTTAATCAGTACTAATACTGTGTTTGTAGTTGTTTTTGATATCTtgttctttttcaagttttaagaTGGCAAAACTTGTGGAAAGCATGTTTTTGGgcaagaaataaataataaatatttgttaGTTTGGAAATCCATACTGGAGCAACTGATCAACtaaatatagttatttatttcaTTGTGGTATTCCAATTtgtatttaagtgtgtccatAATGCAGGAAGAGCCAGTTGATAAGACCAAACACTGGGGTGActtagaggaggaggaagaagaggaagaggaggaggaagaagaagaggaagaaatggAGGAAGAGGACCTTGAAGCTGGTATTCAGTCAGTTGATAGTCTGTCCAGGTATTTTTACTTCACCATTTTTAGTTGTGTTCATATATCATGGAGGTTTAGATGAAGGGTTTTGTAGTAATCTTATCAATGAAACGCACTAACCTTTCTTTTgctattgttgttattatttgttGATGTACAATTGATGTTGATTGTTGAATGACCCATTCACTGCCAGGACTGTTAATTATTGTCCTTAAACTGCATGAATTGTTAACTATTCTGCAAGTTATGCTGTTTCCTGCTTATTATCTCTTCTCACAATTGATGGTTGTCCTTGATCTGGTATGATTGTTAAACTAATTTCTTtcccatttttctttgttttttccaCCTTAGCACTCCTACTGGAGTTGAGACACCTGCAGCTATTGACCTTCGAAAGCCACAACCTAAAAAGGAGCCTGAGAGGCCTCTATATCAAGTGAGTATTAATCtctattttttccttttcttttcttaccttccttcttttcttctttttatttttaatttaaaaaaaaacagctTTGACTTCTGTTTTGACTAGATaatatcattatatttttttcaatgaagGTACttgaagagaaggaagaaagaattGCCCCTGGAACATTGCTTGGAACGACACACACGTATGCAATGCTTGcactttttttaaatagtatttgattgcttttttattttttccctaTGAGTGTTTATTGGCTGAGTTCTGATGATCTATTCTCTCCTCAGTTACGTGGTTGGCACTGGCGCACAGGACAAATCGGGAGCCAAAAGGGTAAACGTTCTCTCCATTTTTGTTTGAGGGGATGGGGGTGGGGTTAGTCACATAACGATAGAAGAGCAgtgtttttcattctttttgccTTCTGAACTTTTCAGGTTGATTTGCTCAAGGGTCAGAAGTCGGACAAAGTGGATGTCACCTTACTCCCGGAAGAGCTGGAATCGCTTGATAATGTCTTGTCTACAaagtatgtttttttttctaatttattttttggtgtCTTAATTTTGCTGGCTATGTTAACTTTTTTATGTCAAAGTGGCAAGGTGTGATTTATTACTTATGTTGGAACTATACAGGTATGAAGAAGCAAGGGAAGAAGAGAGGGCACGTAGTCAGCGTGAAGATTTCAGTGACATGGTTGCAGAGGTATGTAACTTTCAGCCTTCAAAATCATACTTTTGCAACTTatgatattgtgacatgtattAATCGTTGCTGTCATTTGTTGCAGaacgaaaagaaaaggaaaagaaagatgcAGGAAAAGGAGGGCAAGTCAAAGAAGAAGGACTTCAAGTTTTAGAGTGGtccatttctgtttcttttgttaGCTCTACTCGTgcaatcctttttttttttttttgaagaaaaatgtaTTAGAGAATCCTATTAGTTAAGGAATAGAGAATTTGTTGTTTGAGCTGCGGTTTAACGCATATGTATCTCAACCATTGCCACCAATGTTTTGGATAGGAATCTCATCTATACAACTATGTAATGCAATACGCAATGAAAAACCTATGCATAAACGTAGCAGTAGTTGCTTAAGCTGATTTTAGTACATGAAAAACCTATGCATGTTAATTAGTAGGTGACAATTCAGCTGAAGTTTACtccacgtgaagttgatatatGAGAGCCCTTAGATAAAAATTtggtcaaatcatctaacggctttcaggtatcaacttcacatgaagtcgactgcacttgAGTTTTCACCTAATTAGTATTATGTGCATGTTTATTTGACCAAGATTCTTACAACTAGCTTAGAGTTACGTCTTATGAAAAAATAGAACTTAGTATTGCATCTGGCATAATAAGTTGAAACCATATGCTTGTTTTGCAAATTCTATGCCTTCAACGCAAACTCATTAGCACGGCAGGAACCGGGGGCTAAATGGTTCTCGACTATTTGGTTTCTGTTTCTCGTTTCTTCGCAAATTGTCAGAATTTATTAAAcacaaatttcaaattattctACACAGGATAAATCAAGTACGTTTTCGTTATTTCATTCTTGAACGAAATTTGTTCCTTCAGAACTGTCTATAGGGGTGAAGACAAGTAGACAACTTGTCTCCACTTTCAGTCTACGTAGTTGAATTATCATATTCTTGTCTTATCAAATGCAAGGCTTTTATTGGTTTC harbors:
- the LOC107468599 gene encoding uncharacterized protein LOC107468599, giving the protein MAAETLPYQNGEVVSNRDLAANSTTTSSAAAKKSRESERRRRRRKQKKNNKASQEPDHEDKTAEESDGAKENTDPKQVVEQVEIEYVPEKAELDEGMDEEFRKIFEKFSFSDVTGSEDTDKKDEAAENAAANKKADSDSDEEENDDDQKEKGGVSNKKKKLQRRMKIAELKQICSRPDVVEVWDATAADPKLLVFLKSYRNTVPVPRHWCQKRKFLQGKRGIEKQPFQLPDFIAATGIEKIRQAYIEKEDSKKLKQKQRERMQPKMGKMDIDYQVLHDAFFKYQTKPKLTSLGDLYHEGKEFEVKLREMKPGMLSHELKEALGMPEGAPPPWLINMQRYGPPPSYPHLKIPGLNAPIPPGASFGYHPGGWGKPPVDEYGRPLYGDVFGVQQQEQPNYEEEPVDKTKHWGDLEEEEEEEEEEEEEEEEMEEEDLEAGIQSVDSLSSTPTGVETPAAIDLRKPQPKKEPERPLYQVLEEKEERIAPGTLLGTTHTYVVGTGAQDKSGAKRVDLLKGQKSDKVDVTLLPEELESLDNVLSTKYEEAREEERARSQREDFSDMVAENEKKRKRKMQEKEGKSKKKDFKF